TAAGCCTTGATACCCAGCACATGCTCATGGAAGGTCTGAGGGTCCTTGACGAGTACTCACTGATAGGAGAAAAGGTATCTCCTGATATGGTCTTTAAAATTAGCGGTGAAATCCCTGAGGACCTTCAGGAGAAGGAAAGGCAGATCCTTGAGTTAATTAATGGTGAAAATGAACTCTCCACTATTGTAGAGCTTTCAGGCATGGAAGAAATTGAGGTCTCAAGGATAATTCTCAGGCTTCTTGAGGCTGGTATTATAAGGGAGAAAAAAGCGGAGGAATTTATAGTACCACCTCCTGAAGAGGAAAAGAGATTTATCCCTCCCCTTGCTCCCTTTATATGGTTGCTAACAGCAGCCTGTCTTGTGTTTTCTGTGTCCTGGTTTTTCCATTTTAAAAATGATCTTAAAAAATTCAGGGCTATAAAGGAAATAGAAGCCATTGCATTAAAATTAGAATTCCACAAAATAGAAAAGGCTAACTATCCTGAGCCGGAAGATTTCCCTACTCACTCTGATCCCTGGGGATCACCTTATGTTTACAGACTGTTGAAATCAGAGGTTCCTAAGCAAAGTCTCCCAGTAATCCTCAGTAACGGCCCTGACAGAAGTACTGAAACAGAGGATGACATTTACTGATGAAGGCAGTTGTTCTTTTAAGTGGGGGTATTGATTCCTCAACAACACTTGCCTGGGCAAAGGCAGAAGGATACGAACTCTATGCCCTGAGTTTTGATTACAGTCAGCGACACAGGATAGAGCTTGATGCAGCAAGAAAAGTTTCCAGCAGTCTTGGAGTTAAAAAACATCTCATAATCAAGTTTGACCTCAGAGAGATAGGTGGCTCAGCCCTCACCTCTAAGATAGAGGTTCCAAAGATGCAGACCGGTGCTAAACATGAAATCCCTGTAACCTATGTGCCTGCAAGGAACACCATTTTCCTTTCTTTTGGCCTTGCATGGGCAGAGGTACTTGAGGCTCCTGATATATTCATAGGTGCAAATGCAGTAGATTACAGCGGTTATCCTGATTGCAGGCCTGAGTATTTATGGGCCTTTGAAGACATGGCTAATCTTGCTACAAAGGCATCTGTAGAAGGAAGGATTCATTTCAGCATAAAGGCACCTCTTTTATACATGTCTAAGGCAGAGATTATCAGGCTTGGTGTATCCCTTGGACTGGACTACTCCCTTACATGGAGCTGTTATGACCCTCAGGAAAAGGATGGTCTTTTTTATCCCTGCATGACCTGTGATAGCTGTCTCTTCAGGAAGAAAGGCTTTAAGGAAGCAGGGATTGAAGATCCATTAAAACATGC
The sequence above is drawn from the Thermodesulfovibrionales bacterium genome and encodes:
- a CDS encoding DUF4388 domain-containing protein, producing the protein MALEGSLKEFGLADILQLLYFQKKTGALVIEGRFDRIKILFKDGNIVAIESRRRLESNRLGRILIKKGLITQAELDELLKQQPLTGLRLGEMLVQKGVSPEVITESLTKQMTETLIQILQWKEGYYEFKPEGVSISKELAISLDTQHMLMEGLRVLDEYSLIGEKVSPDMVFKISGEIPEDLQEKERQILELINGENELSTIVELSGMEEIEVSRIILRLLEAGIIREKKAEEFIVPPPEEEKRFIPPLAPFIWLLTAACLVFSVSWFFHFKNDLKKFRAIKEIEAIALKLEFHKIEKANYPEPEDFPTHSDPWGSPYVYRLLKSEVPKQSLPVILSNGPDRSTETEDDIY
- the queC gene encoding 7-cyano-7-deazaguanine synthase QueC, which translates into the protein MKAVVLLSGGIDSSTTLAWAKAEGYELYALSFDYSQRHRIELDAARKVSSSLGVKKHLIIKFDLREIGGSALTSKIEVPKMQTGAKHEIPVTYVPARNTIFLSFGLAWAEVLEAPDIFIGANAVDYSGYPDCRPEYLWAFEDMANLATKASVEGRIHFSIKAPLLYMSKAEIIRLGVSLGLDYSLTWSCYDPQEKDGLFYPCMTCDSCLFRKKGFKEAGIEDPLKHA